In the genome of Raphanus sativus cultivar WK10039 chromosome 9, ASM80110v3, whole genome shotgun sequence, the window CTAAGAAAAGGTCAAGTAATGGTTGTGGTTCTACCAAACGTGGCCGAGTATGGGATTATTGCCCTTGGCATTATGTCCGCTGGTGGAGTTTTCTCCGGCGCTAATCCGACGGCTCTTGTCTCGGAGATCAAGAAGCAAGTTGAAGCTTCTGGTGCTAGAGGAATCATCACTGATTCTACTAACTTCGAAAAGGTAAAACgtttatgtttcttttgtatGATTGATTGTGTAACACACAAATTATTTGTGACATATatgattcggttcggtttggttactTTAAGATTTCGTACGTAAACTGTTATCACTGGTATAGCCTTAACATGTTGgattggtttttggttttgatttggttAGATTTAATTCGTGTTTCATTTAGTTTTCGGTATAAATTCACTTTGATCTTGAATggaaaactaacaaaaatacgaataaattgtaattataataatatgcaATATAGTTTAATTAATTCAGTTTGGTTGGACTATATTAGGGTTGTATCTTTTTGGAGTGGAACGTTTTTTTATAGAATTTCGTAcggttaaaatctagttatcCGCGTATAACATGTACCGATTTTGAACAGGTTAAGAATTTGGGTCTACCGGTAATATTGTTAGGTGAAGAGAAGATCGAAGGAGCAGTGAACTGGAAAGATATTCTAGAAGCAGGAGATAAATGTGGAGATAACAACAGAGTAGAGATTCTTCAGACAGATCTATGTGCACTTCCTTTCTCTTCAGGCACGACAGGGTTACAAAAAGGAGTAATGCTCACGCATCGCAACCTCATAGCAAATCTTTGCTCTACTCTCTTCAGCGTCCGGTCTGAAATGATCGGTGAGATCGTGACTCTTGGTTTGATTCCTTTCTTTCATATTTACGGTATCGTTGGAATTTGTTGTGCTACAATGAAGAATAAAGGCAAAGTTGTTGCTATGAGTCGGTATGATCTAAGGCTTTTCTTGAATGCTTTGATTGCTCACGAGGTCTCCTTTGCGCCTATTGTTCCACCTATTATATTGAATCTTGTCAAGAATCCGATCGTCGATGAGTTTGATCTTTCTAAGCTTAAACTCCGTTCTGTTATGACTGCTGCTGCTCCGTTAGCCCCCGAGCTTCTCACTGCCTTTGAAGCCAAGTTTCCTAATGTTCAAGTCCAAGAGgcaagttcaaaaaaaaacctaaaacctttttgtttttgttgttcttttttattattattaataactagGAGGAGTTCGAACTAGGGGGACAACGGAACCAACTCTTTGTGTTTGGTCCTTTTTTTGTGTTATTGTTGTTCTCAATCTAGGTTTCGTTGTGTGAATAGGCTTATGGATTAACGGAGCATAGCTGCATTACTTTAACTCACGGTGATCCTGATAAAGGACAAGGAATTGCAAAACGAAACTCTGTCGGTTTTATACTTCCGAATCTCGAGGTGAAGTTCATAGATCCTGACACTGGCCGGTCGCTTCCGAAGAACACTTCTGGTGAGCTCTGTGTGAGGAGCCAATGTGTGATGCAAGGTTACTTCGAGAACAAGGAAGAGACGGAGAAGACTATCGATGAAGAAGGCTGGCTTCACACTGGAGATATAGGTTACATTGATGATGATGGAGATATCTTCATCGTTGATCGCATCAAAGAACTTATCAAGTACAAGGGCTTTCAGGTAACTTGATTCAGAATTAATCTTAGCGGTTTTCTTTACCGGTTATTTCTGGTTTGAAAATTTCATCCTTATACCGAACTCGGTTTTTAGCTCCAGATtggattttcatatttttgtgtTGAGTTTTATATTggatcaaaaatttaattaatctattctattatttatgaagtgattttgcttatttgtcatgtcttccatgattttagctaattttgcttatttgtcatatttttattaagttaaaactaattatcattgatgtattatttgttttgagctgagtcactaaatcattaatttaaaataatagtcttgaagaatattctatataaataaaaacgaattttattttattaatattaaatttatatgttatattagctttttttatttgtcatatttttattaagttttagacttttagataggttactaatttattattagtttctaactattcactaatttattttaatgatataaagtttatatgttatatgctatattaaataactgattacaaaataatattttagaattatcaaaaaaagataattcttctatatatattctttttgtgcttatctgaaaacaatatctatctatactattatttatgaagtgattttgcttatttgtcatgttctccatgattttagttaattttgcttatttgtcatatttttattaagtttaagctaattatcattgatgtattatttgttttgagctgagtcactaaatcattaatttaaaataatagtcttgatgaatattctatataaataaaaacaaattttattttattaatattaaatttatatgttatattagcttttttatttgtcatatttttattaagttttagacttttagataggttactaatttattattagtttctaactattcactaatttattttaatgatataaattttatatgttatatgctatattaaataactgattacaaaataatattttagaattatcaaaaaggataattcttctatatatattattttttgtgcttatctgaaaacaatatttttattataaaagttaaaaaaaaaattaagatacaaaacaatttattattaaatattagtcaaccaaaaaatataaatatattttctaaactatatctaagatatgagtgctttaaaaaaacttaacacaataataagtatatattttgattaaaagtatttaacatatataaatattttgatgtttgatttaactatttaaaaacataaataataatttattatgctggttttagattaataagacataaactaataattatttataagaaatttatgcccgcatgtgcgggcaaaacacctagtgtCGCATTATATGTCTACTAAACTTTTACCCATATACTTGTGTTTGCAACAATTAAAACCTTATTTGGTTCAGTTtgctttggtttggtttggttatggATCAGTCTTGTCTAAGTAAATCAATTACATGTCTAAAAACAGAGTTATTTATTTGCGGGCAGGTGGCTCCGGCGGAGCTTGAAGCTATTCTACTCACTCACCCATCTGTTGAAGACGTAGCCGTCGTGCCGTGAGTATATACATTGCCGtctaattattaatattttcaagaatggttaattaaaataaatagtttggAATAAAATAATGATTCAAAGGTTACCGGACGAGGAAGCGGGAGAGATTCCGGTGGCTTGTGTTGTGATGAATCCAAAAgcgaaagagaaagaagaagacatcCTTAGCTTTGTTGCGGCAAATGTGGCTCACTACAAGAAGATCAGAGCCGTATATTTTGTGGATTCAATTCCCAAGTCTCTCTCTGGTAAAATCATGAGGAGGCTTCTCAGAGACAACATCCTCAGCATCAAGAAAACGTTGTTCTAATTGGTTGATTAATGGTTTGGTTATCCATTAGTCGCTtaattttatctttcttttattAAGAACTAGGaccggcccgccctacgggcgggatgtaaGAAATGTTGATTGTATGTGAGGATTTTCGAAACGGAAATAAACATATGATCTAATATACCAGAGCACTCCAAGAATGTTTGTGTTGTTGCAGGACACGCAAGTAAAAGATCAGCAGTTCTTTGgagagttgacaaaaaaaaaatagttcttTGGAACTTATTGTGCACAGGAGCAGGAAATGTAACACCAGTTTTTGTCTATCTTTGATTCTATTATGTATTTACCTATATTGTAGATggttatttgtttatgttttattttgttttatatttttaaaattttatgttttgattatttatttagttttcattAACTGTTAACTGTTAGCGGTTAGAAATTATTCTacatgaaaaacatataatatatcattttctcaTAAAACTCAAACGTCAACGTAAACTTGATATTTAGAATGTTTTGGCGTAAGTAAAATAATACAATCGATGGTAAAAAGACTATATTGTCAAATATTCCAAGTCCGTAAGAAGGTATTTTGTATTCAAGATGttctttagtatttttattattttgatatgtttttgtttttatttatggtTAAATATTATGAGATACtgtactattttaattattatttctcTTTCTGTTGTGATTTTAAATTCtagaaaatatatctaaaactaTTGTTGTTATTATTCTTAGATCATAAATTTATGTAAtcatttaaaactattatttatatatagttgtgatggttatacaattttaaaatgtttattggATTATATATAGTAAGCAGAGTATAGTTCTTATTGCTCGTGTGGTCTTTAGACTCGAACTATATTTGAATTTCttggtatttttattattattataaattttattattttaaaaattaatgaaaaagtGAATAgttaaatctttataattagacaattattttatatatggcAAACGTAATGGCTATGCATTGCAAAGCTATGGGTAATCCTATAAATTGTCGATCATTGCCAAAGAAAAATAGTGGATCTGCAATCCATATTAAGTCCATGGCCTCAAGAGcaattgaaagatattattttagttaaggTGAGTTCTTACGTAGACCTATTGTTTCAGAAGCATCATGAACTATTTTTCCTTTGAACTGTCTTTAACACCTCATTACTTCTCTAACCACGTAGCAAGTAAGACGCTTTTAGTTAAGAGTTTATAGAGCAACATTTCTACATTTGGTTACTCTATAAAGGTGGGGATTGATATATTACACACACATATCTGACTATATACATTTAGTATATTACACACACATATCTCCtcattgttttattatatgttattttattttaatatattacacACACATATCTGACTATATactacatattaaaaattagcaaaagTATTACGCACAATACAATAACACGTTTATCTATCTCACCAACCGGTTTGGTTCATGAATACACATCTGAACAGCGATGTGTTTGGTTGGCTTTTAGTCAAAGTTGCTCACTTTGCCTATAAAGAAGCAAATCTCCCACCTTTTCATGGCTTCTTCTTGTTTCCTTCGTCAgattcttttctcttcttttcatGACTTCCATATCGATCAGATCATCTATGACCTATAGACCTTTCTTCCCGCAGAATCTGACTTGCTTGCTCCTTCAGAACTAATGGCCCAGAAGTGGATCCAGGTACAATAACGTCCCATCCCTCAGAACCAAGTGTATGTTTTACCATTCTCTTCCCCtgcatgaaaaaaataataatgatcaGGAAGATTTACATAGAAAAGAGTTGACATAAGTGAGAGAAGGAAGTAACCTTCTGTTTCAAGTAGGTCTCTCTCTCGCCACGGTAGTAGTTCATTTCCAATGGCTAAACATTCTTCCTGCTTCCAACCCGATAGACCTACTTGATGAACACCCAAGACCAAAGCATCTAGAGGATAATTCCAGGAGGAAACATTTTATGATTTCACATCTTTCGCCAGTTGAAAAGCTCCTCCCATAGTTTCAAGAGCGTTGAGGAATCTACTCAAAACCATTGTCAAGAGAAGTGAAGCGGAGAAATAAagctcaaaaataaataaaaaatcttaggCAGACCTGCTTAGTAGAACAAAAAAAGCAGTCCTCGAGGCCAATCTCACAAAGGCGCCACTATTCAAAGGTAgcaaactatataaattaaacaaacatctACATTGATAATGCTggaattgagttttttttttaaagctcaCCTTCTGGCGCATTGCAATGGCAGTATCAGGAGCATCATTTCTTAAGCCACTATTGAGTTCCTTAACAATTGTTTCTCTTAGAGAAGCcagagaatgcatagttttaatCAACTCCAAAACATTGGTTGATTCTCCTGTTGCGTCAAGGCGctggtaaatataaaatttatgcaGTCAAGACTCACGAAAGAGACTGCAATATAACAAACTTTACAATGATGTGATCTATGGACCCATACAGTGAGAGAGCTTACCTCTTTACATTCAAAAAACAGACTGAGAGAAGAAAGACCTCTCTCATCCATAGATATTTTCATAGAATCAAGTTGTTCAGTGAGGCTGCAACAAAAGACACAATGGCGCTATTACCttctattgataaaaaaaaatagagt includes:
- the LOC130499449 gene encoding 4-coumarate--CoA ligase-like 1: MESQKQDNEHIFRSLYPSVPIPDKLTLPEFVLQGVEEFTEKVAFVEAVTGKAVTYGDVVRDTKRLAKALTSVGLRKGQVMVVVLPNVAEYGIIALGIMSAGGVFSGANPTALVSEIKKQVEASGARGIITDSTNFEKVKNLGLPVILLGEEKIEGAVNWKDILEAGDKCGDNNRVEILQTDLCALPFSSGTTGLQKGVMLTHRNLIANLCSTLFSVRSEMIGEIVTLGLIPFFHIYGIVGICCATMKNKGKVVAMSRYDLRLFLNALIAHEVSFAPIVPPIILNLVKNPIVDEFDLSKLKLRSVMTAAAPLAPELLTAFEAKFPNVQVQEAYGLTEHSCITLTHGDPDKGQGIAKRNSVGFILPNLEVKFIDPDTGRSLPKNTSGELCVRSQCVMQGYFENKEETEKTIDEEGWLHTGDIGYIDDDGDIFIVDRIKELIKYKGFQVAPAELEAILLTHPSVEDVAVVPLPDEEAGEIPVACVVMNPKAKEKEEDILSFVAANVAHYKKIRAVYFVDSIPKSLSGKIMRRLLRDNILSIKKTLF